The Cyclobacterium amurskyense genome contains the following window.
CCCCAGAGGTGCATCAAATGATTGGGAAACAGGTCATCCATCAGGACCTCAAGGTATCACTATTAGCCAAAGCTTAGGAGGGAATGTAATACGGTATAACGATATTCTTTCCACTGAAGATCATGGGTTCAATGATGCCATCGGTGGTGGCGCAAATTATTCCAATGTGGGCAATATGAACCGGGACTCGGATATTTATGGCAATCTGATCCGTAGTGTTTGGGATGATGCCATCGAAGTCGAAGGAGCCAATATGAACGTTCGGGTATTTGGCAATTATGCCCATAAGTTCTTCAATGGTATAGCTACCGCTTCTACTACGAAAGGCCCGATATATATTTATAAAAATGTAGTAGGAGAAACCAGGATAGGACATCGTAACCCCAGTGGAGGATCCTTTATCAAAACTGGAGAGCGAGAACCGTTTGCCGGAGGTAGAAGATATGTATTTCACAATACGATAGTGCAACCGATGGGTGCTTCCCATGCTTTCTCTGGTCATGGTATTTCCAATACAGTCACAAGGAACAATATCTTTGATGTTCCAGGAAGACTGGCAGCTGATCGTGAAACAGTTGACAATAGCGATTACGACTACGATTATTTTTCAGGTCTATCATCGGGTGTGGCCAAGGAGAAAAATGGCATAAAATTCGGTACCACACCATCTGCCACCAGACTCTACAGGACTTCGTATTCCCTGGAATATTTCCCTCGATCCAGGATCAATTCTATAGTCTGGGGAAGGAAGCCCTATCAGTTCGGCGATGTCCAAAGAAACATTACAGATCCTGTTGTGCAAATTCGTAACCCATTGATTGATGGTGGCATCGAAATCCCGGGATTCAATGACGATTTCAAAGGGGATGCTCCAGACTTGGGTGCTTTTGAGGTAGGAGCTGCCCCTCTGGAATTCGGTAGACGTGCCTATTTGGCCCATGATGAAGGCTGGTCTGCCTGGGAGAAATAGATTAGCCCTGGATAAATTGGTTGCATGTAGTCTATAGCTGAGACCAATTATCAGTCGCTTTACCCAAAAAGAGTGCAATAGATTGTCTATTGCACTCTTTTTGATTAAACCTTACTCAGCACAATCAATTACAAATGGCGAAGCTATATTTATTATTCCCCGATTATAATATAACTTCCATTTGCACCAGAAAACTTGACTCCCGTATTTGAAATGTCCTTAGTATCCACAGATAAATCCCCAGAACATATTACCAATGGTCTGGTTTTAAAAGGTCGCGTAAATTCCAGTGTTTCTCCACCAACAGCCAATCCTGTAAGCCTTCGCTCTGAATTGAGATTTGAACGGGAATCATAGGTAAAAACACTTAAAACAGCTACATCCGCATCTTTTGCCTGTAACCGGACCTTATGCAGGCCAAAACCCAAATTCAATATGCCCTTGCGGTTTTCCAGGTAATTAACCTTTTTGTCGGTATCGATGAAACCTATATTACAAGATTGAGACTTCATAAGCTGGTCATCAACGAAGATGTCAAGCGTCCCTGCATCAGGATCATCTACCCAAGCTACTGAAAGATCAGTACAAACAACTTCAATTTCAATGTATTCCCCAGGCTTAAGCGTGATTTTCTCTGTGCCGTATGGCGCTCCCCATTCTGAATGAAACGGCTCTATCGTTTGGCCCGATAAGTTCCAGTTTGGATTTGATACAGGAAAAAAGCGTCTATTTGGGTTTACTTTGGAATCTACGTAAGTTAATTTGGCATTCTCTCCTGCTATTTCAAGAATATGCCTGTCCCCTAAACTGGTTCGCCCATGTCGGAACATTGAATTGCGTAGGTTGTATGATGGACTTGACCTTCTTGATTCAAACTTTACCCCATCAACATAAGGTACTGGAGGCTCACTGTCGGTTTTGCCCCAGCTATTGATTGCATTGTCTTCAAATATGAATCTATTGGTCTTTATTCTTGAGCTAGTGGAATCAAACGTTACCATATTTCCTTCCCAACCGTAAGTATTCGTATGAAGCCTTTCAGGCAATTGAAGCTGAGCTTGTCCTGCGAAAATCGGATTCCAGCACTCAAAAGCTTTCTCCACTTGTTTGAACCAGAGATAATGAGCTGCTGCTTGTGGATGTCCATCCGATGGTACGAGGGAATACTTGTTTCCCAAGCCTGTAAGATCATCAGCTATTTTTGGATAATCCATATATGGGATCTGGTATCTTAGAGATAGCGCCTGAAGGTCTACTGTATTTGGCGTATATTTACCCTGATTCTGATAAGGGCTAAACAAGAATTCCGTATTGGGATAATTTTGTTGAATCCATCGTATTGCCCCCTCAAAAACAGCTACTTCATCTGGTGTATCCGTTTTCTCATTGGCACCACTGCCAAATATCACAAGATCAGGTCTTGCACCTTCGCTGCGGTTAAAAAGATCGGGATATAAATCTTCCCAGCTTTCCCCTTCCTTATGGCCATTTAAATTAGGATTGGGAGGTATTGACAATGAAAAATACTGCTGTAATCCTGAGTGTGATTCACCGATACTTGATCCATCAGCAGCCATAAAATTAAGGCATATTTTATCGGCACTAAGGTTGAATTTTCTCATTAGCTCAAGCTTTAGCCTTCCAGCATAACTGTAATAATGCCTCCACTCTCCATAATAGCCATCAAGATCCTCTCGACCAGCTTTTTCTGGATCAAAAAGACCTTCTGAAAGAGGCTGTTTGTAGGTAGCAGAGCTCGGGTCTTCGTCGTACATGTACATGGGTGGATTGGCACTTCCCCGGTCAATACTTGAGCCCATTACAATAACATGAATGGCTTCTCCTTTCCATAACTTTTGAATTGTTCTTGGAATGTGCCTGTAGTTTGGCGTCATCTCCCTTGAAGGATGGAGGCTATTTCTATAAGCCTCTTTAACGCTGAGCTTTGGAGCATAAATCCAGACCGTATCGGACGAGCTTAAATTCTCAAATTCAACCTGAATTCCAAATGTATTGATGTCTTTTGACCCTGATATATTGCCAACGCTTGCTTTTCCAATGATCGTGGCATTCTCTACCGAGACCTTAATGGTTCCGGACTTCTCCATTGAGGCGCTATATTCTTTGGCCACAACCAGCTCACCCCTTGCATGTTTCGGGAAACTACGGCTGTCTCTCATTCCAAAGTCCTTAGGACTCCACTCACCATCTTCACTATCTGCTTTCATCACTTTAATCGCAGATTTAAGCTGATTTGCCTCTTTTTGATATCCATGGACGGATAAACTCAATTCATCCCCATAGGCCAGACCTGCCTCGGGAAGTGTGAAAAATTGCCATATCTTTTTACCAGGGCTTATCGCTACCAGATTATGGGTTGAAAAATCAGGTCTTATGGGTTTGGAGACATGTGATTCGCGCATAACTTCAATATCACCCCATGCCTCAGTGTTCCAGAAAGCTACATTATGAGATTGAAAATCTGAAGCCTTTCCTGTTCTGTGACTCATAAAAGAATGGAACTCAAAAGATGAATTCAAAAGTAGATTGGGTGCCTCTTCTGTACTTCCTGAAGACGAGGGTTTTCCATCTTTAATGGTCAGGGCGCTTAGACTAAGGCATAGCATCAGTATTGTAATCTTCAGTGTATTCTTCATTTGTAGCTTTTATAAGGTACTTTTTAAATCTCAGTTTAGGGCCCCTCTACTTCACCATTCTCGCCAGCAACAAATCACACAAAAGATTGCTGTCAAAGAATTTTCTTCAATATATTATTGTATTAAAAACAATAAAAGCACAAATAAAAACCGATTTACAATAAATAAACCAAAATATACAAAAAAGACTATAGCAAAGAAACAGAAGCAGGTCTGGAAGATCAAAAAACACAAAGTACCTTCGGTAAAATCTAGGATTCTCATTCAAATTCTATTCTTTGCAACAAAAGCACCTTATCTTTATAGGGCAGCCAATTTATTATTAGTGTTTTGAAAAGGATAAATAATCAGAAACTTTCTGTGAATACCTCCTCAGATGATTCGTACCCAAAATCTATTGTATTTGGCTTTAAAATTTTATTTACAATTTGGAAGATTCGCTATGCCTACCACTAATGTTTACAGCCATGCACTTCTGCAA
Protein-coding sequences here:
- a CDS encoding right-handed parallel beta-helix repeat-containing protein, coding for MRPINLILVFSALLFWHDGYSQIPDENTTNPYAVSTYECTGLYWTTPESGICTVKYKKASDSDWTQGLNLVYDDRDGQYRGSIVGLEPNTEYQVELSSDQDKTVMNFTTRNDQFLIGKTTYLPEGESTDPIIITESGTADGYHLITVPENTSSVINMGNVGNEGIKIDADYVIVRGIEIRNARVDGIRIKENRHDIVIEQCYITFWGRIGGPITYGNLEGSTDSGIKAESGTWNLTIQRNLIEDPRGASNDWETGHPSGPQGITISQSLGGNVIRYNDILSTEDHGFNDAIGGGANYSNVGNMNRDSDIYGNLIRSVWDDAIEVEGANMNVRVFGNYAHKFFNGIATASTTKGPIYIYKNVVGETRIGHRNPSGGSFIKTGEREPFAGGRRYVFHNTIVQPMGASHAFSGHGISNTVTRNNIFDVPGRLAADRETVDNSDYDYDYFSGLSSGVAKEKNGIKFGTTPSATRLYRTSYSLEYFPRSRINSIVWGRKPYQFGDVQRNITDPVVQIRNPLIDGGIEIPGFNDDFKGDAPDLGAFEVGAAPLEFGRRAYLAHDEGWSAWEK
- a CDS encoding SGNH/GDSL hydrolase family protein, translated to MKNTLKITILMLCLSLSALTIKDGKPSSSGSTEEAPNLLLNSSFEFHSFMSHRTGKASDFQSHNVAFWNTEAWGDIEVMRESHVSKPIRPDFSTHNLVAISPGKKIWQFFTLPEAGLAYGDELSLSVHGYQKEANQLKSAIKVMKADSEDGEWSPKDFGMRDSRSFPKHARGELVVAKEYSASMEKSGTIKVSVENATIIGKASVGNISGSKDINTFGIQVEFENLSSSDTVWIYAPKLSVKEAYRNSLHPSREMTPNYRHIPRTIQKLWKGEAIHVIVMGSSIDRGSANPPMYMYDEDPSSATYKQPLSEGLFDPEKAGREDLDGYYGEWRHYYSYAGRLKLELMRKFNLSADKICLNFMAADGSSIGESHSGLQQYFSLSIPPNPNLNGHKEGESWEDLYPDLFNRSEGARPDLVIFGSGANEKTDTPDEVAVFEGAIRWIQQNYPNTEFLFSPYQNQGKYTPNTVDLQALSLRYQIPYMDYPKIADDLTGLGNKYSLVPSDGHPQAAAHYLWFKQVEKAFECWNPIFAGQAQLQLPERLHTNTYGWEGNMVTFDSTSSRIKTNRFIFEDNAINSWGKTDSEPPVPYVDGVKFESRRSSPSYNLRNSMFRHGRTSLGDRHILEIAGENAKLTYVDSKVNPNRRFFPVSNPNWNLSGQTIEPFHSEWGAPYGTEKITLKPGEYIEIEVVCTDLSVAWVDDPDAGTLDIFVDDQLMKSQSCNIGFIDTDKKVNYLENRKGILNLGFGLHKVRLQAKDADVAVLSVFTYDSRSNLNSERRLTGLAVGGETLEFTRPFKTRPLVICSGDLSVDTKDISNTGVKFSGANGSYIIIGE